TCCTTATCAGCACTACTCAAAAATATCAATCGTTACTAGTGATGGTCGACTACACAGCTATTGAAGACTACATATGTGCCAAGGAATAAAAACCTAAAAATTAGCAGGCAGTGTGAGCAAGACAAATATTTGTGTCTTTCAGACTACATTGAAGTTGAAgccgaatatcaaaatcagAGAACGATTAGCCCAATTTCAACCAGTGGGTATTAACATACAAGAATTGTATGAAACTTTTGACGCAGTTCAAGTAAAAGATATCGTTGTTTTTTGTACATAAATCGTACTTCCGTGCATCATTTATTCCAATGTAATGCATTTAAATCCTTGTAgctcattcactttcaaacaTTTTCTATTTGGCGCTCAAGATCaagctctctttttttttgggatttGCTCATTTGCTTTCATACTCTAAGGAAAAGGATATTATAGAGTTGAGGTAATGTTTGTTTTAAAGCTATCACAGCGAAATTTTGCAGTTTAGTGTGTActtgcatacatacatacatacatatgtatacatatatgtacatatatacaggAAACTAATCAAATGCATGAATAGGTCCATAACCTATCTGAGAAAagttcatataaaattaacgaaatagggtatagaaATGTCCATACTATACTCCGGTTGACAAGCAACAAGTCTGCAAACGTGACACTCCATACTCACGTTGTCAGTGTTTCTGTATAgaacttttttgtttaaaccatGTTCTATACACAATGCAACAAAAGGGAGTACTCAAAAATAGCTAacttgtagaaaattgattcatcaatgggataaAATTATGTAGGCAAAGCTCAGAGTCTTAGTTAGccagcattattcaacggaatataaAAATTGAGGAATTGGGATGATAACTCTTTTATGTTTGAGCTTTTTTAAACTTAATCCAATAAAACGGTGTATTTAAAAcaagccagtcaagtagaaaattgattaatGTATtcgataaaattatgtgggcaagGCTGAGGGtgctatctagctagtaatattcgacgaaagaacaaaaacgaggaatatgtatgtataatatAACTTAAATAATTCGTCAGTACATTTGCGGTATATAttgaaaatgagacggtatattttggtatatttcaaAGGTTTTGTACTTTTCATagtattttctagtattttccaGTAGTGCACAAGACTACTACAATTTATAATAATTTGTACGCCAATAAAACAACCGAAACTGTAATCGAACAGTTTGATAAGCTCTAAATAGTCGCCAAAGAGTGGTAAGTAATGGAGTTTTATTCAGACGAGGTATTCAATCAACACAAATATCGCTGTTTTTGTCGACGTCAGTCAGTAAGTTAATCAGCAAATAGGGGCAGGCCGCCACCGCCAGCCAGCGATATACAACACACAAGACAACGGCtagcagagacagagagcgaaACGATTTGAGCAGCTATCACATTCTCAGAATTTCCACTCAGTTGAGCAGTCGTTTATCCAACGCTGTAGATTCACAGAAATGGGTGACAGCTCGGATGACGAATACTTGGGCACGGAATGGATTCCGTACAGCGAGCGCGCGGAGTGGGCCGATATAGCGCCGCTGGCCCAGGATGACGGCCCCAACCCAGTGGTATCCATAGCCTACAGCCAGAAGTGTGAGTAATGCCGAACAAGATTAGTGTGGCAGACTGAATGTAATGTTTAATTGCAGTTCGCGAGGTATTCGATTTCATGCGTGCCATAATTGCCAAAGGAGAGAAGAGCCAGCGTGCCTTGGACCTGACCACAGACGCCCTGCGCCTGAACCCGGCCAACTACACGGTGTGGCAGTACAGGCGCGACATACTGAGAGAGCTGAAGGCCGATCTGAACGTGGAGCTGGACTACCTAAGCGAGGTGATCGGTCAAAACTCGAAGAACTATCAGGTGTGGCACCACAGGCGCGTCATTGTCGAGATGCTGAACGATGCCAGCAACGAGCTGGAGTTGACGGAGAATGCCCTGATAAACGATGGAGATGCCAAAAACTATCACGCCTGGCAGCATCGCCAGTGGGCCATACGCACATTTAAGTGAGTAGGAAAAAGCTGTTTAAGCTGTTTACTGCGATTGCACTGTATTTACTGTATTTGGTACATGCGTTGCAGCCTCTATGATTCCGAGCTGTCTTTTGTGGATCGCTTGATCGGTGAGGACCAGCGCAACAATTCGGCTTGGAATCAGCGCTTCTTTGTGATCAAGCACTTGGGCTTCAACCCTAACCTGGTCGATCAAGAGCTGATCTACGCTATGAATCGCATTCGCATCATCAGAAACAACGAGAGTGCCTGGAACTATTTGGTAGGAGTAATCCGACAGAGCCCGTACGGAAACGGGCTGCTGAACAACCATCCGGCTGTGGTGGAATTCGCTGAGGAACTCTACCAGGCCGGCAACCGTTCGCCATATCTGATGGCCTTCCTGATCGACCTCTACCAGGAGCAGACAATGCAGAACGAGTGCAGTGACCGCGAACAGAAAGCCCGCAAGGTGTATGACCTCTGCGACGACATGGCCAGCAAACACGATGTGATTCGGCGCAAATACTGGCAGTATGTAGCCAATCATTTGAAGGACCAGCTGAACAAGAGCTCTGAGAAGGCGAAGCAATAGTTCCATACTTGGCTTCGTCTTAGTTTTAATCTATCTGCGTACTTAGGCCTTCTTTATAcagaaataaatttaaattgtAACCTACCTATCAGCCATGTTGCAAGCCCCAAACTCTGAACATTTCCACATCCATATATCATCTTTCATGCATGTTTATGTGAGTGTGCGATAGCTTTTTTGTTTGCCGCATTGCTTGCTTTGCCTTGCCACACCGCTGCCATGTCCATGCATTGTTTATCTAAGCGCACCGGCGTGTTTGTACACGTAAATTTCATTAAATTAACAATGAGGCAGAGATAAGTTTAGCGCAGTATGTACTCTAGCTCGGAGGCTCTGTTCTCTGTTTTGAGTGGCAGAAGTGAGCCCATAAATTATAGAAAATAATTTTATGTTATGTTTGGTAAGAACAATCTTTTGTGTGAAAGTCTCTAGGtcagctacaaattgttttgGGAAAATGGATAATGTGATAGGAGAATACTTTTCTTCAGAGCGTTTAAAATTGTTTGAGACAGAAAGGAAATTTATCTTCGAAATGTAGTCACAGTCACATTTTTAGTATGAATTAGCTAGTATTACGTAATCGCTTATCAAGGATGCATGAACAATTGGATCAGAAAAAAGAAGGGTCAGAAAAATATAGAAGTACTACTATAAGATATAGCTCGTGTAGCTAGTCATAAATTAGACTTAAGCTCCTGCTGGGTCGATGTCGCTTGAATTGCAACCCGAAAGCAATTTCTAAGATTCTTTTAAGAGTTGTAAGCTACTGGGGCACATTACTATATAACATCCTCTCTAAAAGAGCATCATACAATATGTGTTCAGTTATTATCTGTAACGAGCCCTTTATCGACTGCTGCTGTAATTTGTTTGTTATCTTTTTCGTTTGGCGAAGTGGAGGTGGCGGTGAAGGCAGGAAACACCTTCAGTTGCTGTCTCAATattgttatttatttaaatttgttacttatgttttttgttttgtttttttttttttgttttgttcgaGTACATACAATATAGCGGTTTTGTAATATATAACTTTTTCATTAATTTGATTTTCTTGCATATATTTTGAGTTCTTTATAATGGAAATTCTCCCAGGAGCGATTCCAATTAGAATCAATCTTCTGAGAGGAGTGGGAGGGGGGGGACTATGTTCTTAAAATCAAGCAGAAGACATCTTTggcgtgtttttttttgtttgtttctttttttagTTCAGCTAAATAGGGGCAAAAAATCAT
The sequence above is a segment of the Drosophila miranda strain MSH22 chromosome 4, D.miranda_PacBio2.1, whole genome shotgun sequence genome. Coding sequences within it:
- the LOC108163173 gene encoding protein farnesyltransferase/geranylgeranyltransferase type-1 subunit alpha — encoded protein: MGDSSDDEYLGTEWIPYSERAEWADIAPLAQDDGPNPVVSIAYSQKFREVFDFMRAIIAKGEKSQRALDLTTDALRLNPANYTVWQYRRDILRELKADLNVELDYLSEVIGQNSKNYQVWHHRRVIVEMLNDASNELELTENALINDGDAKNYHAWQHRQWAIRTFNLYDSELSFVDRLIGEDQRNNSAWNQRFFVIKHLGFNPNLVDQELIYAMNRIRIIRNNESAWNYLVGVIRQSPYGNGLLNNHPAVVEFAEELYQAGNRSPYLMAFLIDLYQEQTMQNECSDREQKARKVYDLCDDMASKHDVIRRKYWQYVANHLKDQLNKSSEKAKQ